One Fusobacterium nucleatum genomic window carries:
- a CDS encoding DUF3798 domain-containing protein translates to MKMKKILFSLLAVFMLVVAVACGKKEAPTEDANAQQQGATTEATQNYHIGIVTTSVSQSEDNFRGAEAVAKKYGLSNEGGKVTIVTVPDNFMQEQETTISQMVSLADDPEMKAIVVAEGIPGTYPAFKAIREKRPDILLFVNNTHEDPLQVSTVADVVVNSDSVARGYLIVKTAHDLGATKFMHISFPRYLSYEIISRRRAIMEQAAKDLGMEYIEMSAPDPVSDVGVPGAQQFILEQVPNWIAKYGKDTAFFATNDAQTEPLLKQIAAHGGYFIEADLPSPTMGYPGALGIEFSDDEKGNWPKILEKVEKAVIEAGGSGRMGTWAYSFNFSMLEGLADLAVKSIEAGDREFTLDKLLASLDIQTPGSKWNGSLMKNNNGVDIPNSFFVYQDTYIFGKGYMGVTSVEVPEKYGKIGK, encoded by the coding sequence ATGAAAATGAAAAAAATTTTATTTAGTCTATTAGCAGTATTTATGCTAGTAGTTGCAGTTGCTTGTGGAAAAAAAGAGGCACCTACTGAAGATGCTAATGCACAACAACAAGGGGCAACAACAGAGGCAACACAAAATTATCATATAGGAATTGTAACTACATCAGTTTCACAATCAGAAGATAATTTCCGTGGAGCAGAAGCAGTTGCAAAAAAATATGGTTTAAGTAATGAAGGTGGAAAAGTTACAATAGTGACTGTTCCTGATAACTTTATGCAAGAGCAAGAAACAACAATTTCTCAAATGGTTTCTCTTGCTGATGACCCAGAAATGAAAGCTATTGTAGTAGCTGAAGGAATTCCAGGAACTTATCCTGCATTTAAAGCAATAAGAGAAAAAAGACCTGATATTTTACTATTTGTAAATAATACTCATGAAGATCCATTACAAGTAAGTACAGTTGCGGATGTAGTTGTAAACTCAGATTCAGTTGCAAGGGGATATTTAATAGTAAAAACAGCTCATGATTTAGGGGCAACTAAATTTATGCATATTTCTTTCCCTAGATATTTAAGTTATGAAATAATTTCAAGAAGAAGAGCTATAATGGAACAAGCAGCTAAAGATTTAGGAATGGAATACATTGAAATGTCAGCTCCAGACCCAGTAAGTGATGTTGGGGTTCCAGGTGCACAACAATTTATCTTAGAACAAGTTCCAAACTGGATAGCTAAATATGGTAAAGATACAGCATTCTTTGCAACAAATGATGCTCAAACTGAACCTCTATTAAAACAAATAGCAGCTCATGGAGGATATTTTATAGAGGCAGATTTACCATCTCCAACAATGGGGTATCCAGGAGCATTAGGAATAGAATTTTCTGATGATGAAAAAGGAAATTGGCCAAAAATATTGGAAAAAGTTGAAAAAGCTGTTATAGAAGCTGGTGGTTCTGGAAGAATGGGAACTTGGGCTTATTCATTTAACTTCTCAATGTTAGAAGGATTAGCAGATTTAGCAGTTAAGTCTATTGAAGCTGGAGATAGAGAATTTACATTAGATAAACTTTTAGCATCTTTAGATATTCAAACACCTGGTTCTAAATGGAATGGAAGTTTAATGAAGAATAATAATGGTGTGGATATACCTAACTCATTCTTTGTATATCAAGATACATATATTTTTGGAAAAGGATATATGGGAGTAACTTCTGTTGAAGTTCCAGAAAAATATGGAAAAATTGGAAAATAA
- a CDS encoding YeiH family protein, which produces MKNTQQIQEVSKVRNFLKNEDYLAIIIGFIIITIASVSIITSSFDFSALKFATWGKDKGFMEIWSSSVFIKLIRTFLVLAIFFTVGAYFKGYDVKKYLKAFIGLFALSVIVRIISAEYTLNRYLEWAFFALAVGLIIANTIGVPNWLKIAIQTEYYIKTGLVIMGFSVLFSNIVNFGLYGLGIAWVVTPLVMLFMYYFAKKVLKMKNEPLIITMAAATSVCGTSAAIATGAASKAEKDDLSMTVSISIIFTVLMMVFMPIIIKAIGMDELIGGALIGGTVDSTGAVTVAGSTLGKLGETSAILVKSIQNILIGFIAVAVAVFFASKEKKRNAKGTNDKVKFEEIWHRLPKFILGFFAASLIASFIVQNLVGYEALASINSTLDQYKNWIFVLAFTSIGLETNFKEIIEKFQGGKPLILYIVGQLANIVFTFIAAWILLSGVIFEIPTLKI; this is translated from the coding sequence ATGAAGAACACACAACAAATTCAAGAAGTTTCCAAGGTGAGAAATTTCTTAAAAAATGAAGATTATTTAGCTATAATAATAGGCTTTATAATTATTACAATAGCTTCTGTGAGCATTATCACATCATCATTTGATTTTTCTGCATTGAAGTTTGCAACTTGGGGGAAAGATAAAGGTTTTATGGAGATTTGGTCATCATCAGTTTTTATAAAACTTATTCGTACATTTTTAGTTTTAGCTATATTTTTTACAGTAGGAGCTTATTTTAAGGGCTATGATGTAAAAAAATACTTAAAAGCTTTTATAGGTTTGTTTGCACTATCTGTTATAGTTAGAATAATTAGTGCTGAATATACTTTAAATAGATATTTGGAATGGGCTTTCTTTGCATTGGCAGTAGGATTGATAATAGCCAATACAATAGGAGTACCTAATTGGCTTAAAATAGCTATTCAAACAGAATATTATATAAAAACAGGTTTAGTAATAATGGGATTTTCAGTTTTATTTTCTAATATAGTAAATTTTGGGTTATATGGACTTGGAATTGCTTGGGTAGTAACTCCTCTAGTTATGCTTTTTATGTACTACTTTGCAAAAAAAGTTTTAAAGATGAAAAATGAACCATTAATTATAACTATGGCAGCTGCTACTTCTGTATGTGGTACTAGTGCTGCTATTGCAACAGGGGCTGCAAGTAAAGCAGAAAAAGATGATTTGTCTATGACAGTTTCAATTTCTATAATTTTTACAGTTTTAATGATGGTTTTTATGCCAATTATTATAAAAGCTATTGGAATGGATGAACTTATAGGAGGAGCTTTAATAGGAGGGACTGTTGACTCAACAGGTGCAGTTACAGTTGCAGGTTCAACTCTTGGAAAACTTGGAGAAACTTCGGCTATCTTAGTAAAATCTATTCAAAATATACTTATTGGATTTATTGCAGTTGCAGTTGCAGTATTCTTTGCCTCAAAAGAAAAAAAGAGAAATGCTAAAGGAACAAATGATAAAGTAAAATTTGAAGAAATTTGGCATAGATTACCTAAATTTATACTAGGATTCTTTGCAGCATCACTTATTGCTTCTTTTATTGTTCAAAATTTAGTCGGTTATGAAGCACTGGCTTCTATTAATTCAACTTTAGATCAATATAAAAATTGGATTTTTGTACTTGCTTTTACGAGTATTGGATTAGAAACTAATTTTAAAGAAATCATAGAAAAATTTCAAGGAGGAAAACCTTTAATTCTTTATATAGTTGGACAGCTAGCAAATATAGTATTTACTTTTATAGCTGCTTGGATTCTTCTTTCAGGAGTAATTTTTGAAATACCAACTTTAAAAATTTAA
- a CDS encoding glucosaminidase domain-containing protein gives MKKYLLAVVFICLSFLSYSDDTEVLDQDTNTGVITQAKDFAKVKGKSKKQIFIETLIPTIEKIRDKVEADKQYVISLIEKEILNEEEKLFLNEMFTKYKVRSRSKKDLVHKMVVPPTSFILGQASLESGWGSSKLAKEGNNLFAIRSTLKDKERTVYLGPNQFYKKYETLEDSLMDYIMILSRHSSYSNLRKAINNGEETMVLIKHLGNYSEVKNIYEQRLTQIITKNNLVKYDD, from the coding sequence ATGAAGAAATATTTACTAGCAGTTGTTTTTATATGCTTGTCATTTCTTTCTTATTCTGATGATACGGAAGTCCTAGATCAAGATACAAATACTGGTGTGATTACTCAAGCAAAAGATTTTGCTAAGGTAAAAGGTAAATCTAAGAAACAAATATTTATTGAAACACTTATTCCTACTATAGAAAAAATAAGGGATAAAGTGGAAGCTGATAAGCAATATGTAATAAGCTTAATAGAAAAAGAAATTTTAAATGAGGAAGAAAAATTATTTTTAAATGAAATGTTTACCAAGTACAAGGTAAGAAGTAGATCAAAAAAAGATTTAGTTCATAAAATGGTGGTTCCACCAACATCATTTATTCTAGGGCAGGCTTCATTAGAAAGTGGTTGGGGAAGCTCAAAACTTGCAAAAGAAGGGAATAACCTATTTGCAATAAGATCCACTTTAAAAGATAAGGAGAGAACAGTTTATCTAGGACCTAATCAGTTTTATAAGAAATATGAAACTTTGGAAGATTCTTTAATGGATTATATAATGATTTTATCAAGGCATTCTAGCTATTCAAATTTAAGAAAAGCTATTAATAATGGTGAAGAAACTATGGTACTTATAAAGCATTTAGGAAATTATTCTGAGGTAAAAAATATTTATGAACAAAGATTAACTCAAATAATAACAAAAAACAATTTAGTAAAATATGATGACTAG
- a CDS encoding ABC transporter permease, with protein MLKKFGLPRLIILIFLISTYIIAPFVGIPITTALSDTIIRFGMNAILVLSLMPMIESGAGLNFGMPLGIEAGLLGSLISIELGFTGFVGFVLAIIIAIVFAFVFGWVYGAILNKVKGGEMMIATYIGFSSVAFMCIMWIILPFKKADMIWAYGGSGLRTTISVETYWKGVLNNVFGKISEAIPVGEILFFLLLAFFMWVFFRTRSGLSMSAVGKNEKFAQATGINADKSRKQSVIISTVIAAIGIIVYQQSFGFIQLYLAPFNMAFPAIAAILIGGASVNRVTIWHVMIGTFLFQGILTMTPTVVNALIKTDMSETIRIIVSNGMILYALTRKEGGSRG; from the coding sequence ATGTTAAAGAAATTTGGTTTACCAAGATTAATAATCTTAATATTTTTAATATCAACTTATATAATTGCTCCTTTCGTAGGTATTCCTATAACAACAGCTTTATCAGATACTATTATTAGATTTGGTATGAATGCAATTCTAGTTCTATCACTTATGCCTATGATAGAATCAGGTGCAGGACTTAACTTTGGTATGCCTCTTGGAATAGAAGCAGGGCTTTTAGGCTCACTTATTAGTATAGAATTAGGATTTACAGGTTTTGTAGGTTTTGTTTTAGCAATAATTATAGCAATAGTTTTTGCCTTTGTATTTGGTTGGGTTTATGGAGCAATACTAAATAAAGTAAAAGGTGGGGAAATGATGATAGCTACATATATTGGTTTCTCCTCAGTTGCTTTTATGTGCATTATGTGGATAATTCTTCCATTTAAAAAGGCAGATATGATTTGGGCTTATGGTGGTTCAGGACTTAGAACTACAATAAGTGTTGAAACTTATTGGAAAGGTGTTCTAAACAATGTCTTTGGAAAAATATCAGAAGCTATACCAGTTGGAGAGATATTATTCTTCTTATTGTTAGCATTTTTTATGTGGGTATTTTTTAGAACAAGATCAGGACTTTCTATGAGTGCTGTAGGTAAAAATGAAAAATTTGCACAAGCAACAGGTATTAATGCAGATAAAAGTAGAAAACAATCTGTTATAATCTCAACTGTAATTGCAGCAATAGGAATAATAGTATATCAACAAAGTTTTGGATTTATCCAACTTTATCTAGCACCATTTAATATGGCTTTCCCAGCAATAGCAGCCATTTTAATTGGAGGAGCTTCTGTAAATAGAGTAACAATTTGGCATGTTATGATAGGAACTTTCTTATTCCAAGGAATCTTAACTATGACTCCAACAGTTGTTAATGCACTTATAAAAACAGATATGTCTGAAACAATAAGAATAATCGTTTCTAATGGAATGATTCTATATGCTTTAACTAGAAAGGAAGGTGGAAGTCGTGGATAA
- a CDS encoding hemolysin III family protein, whose protein sequence is MRLNRRLTFSEELGNTITHGVMAAATLVLLPIGSLWGYFHGGYAAATGISIFIMSLLLMFLSSTLYHAMNHNSKHKAVFRILDHIFIYVAIAGSYTPVALVIIGGWKGILIVVIQWVIVLFGILYKSLATRAMPKLSLTLYLVMGWTAIFFFPTLVRRANTVFLVMVILGGVMYSIGAYFFAHDYKKYYHMIWHIFINIAATLHLIGIGFFLYRK, encoded by the coding sequence ATGAGATTAAATAGAAGATTAACATTTTCAGAAGAACTTGGAAATACAATTACACATGGTGTCATGGCAGCTGCTACTTTGGTATTACTACCTATTGGAAGTCTATGGGGATATTTTCATGGTGGTTATGCTGCTGCCACTGGAATAAGCATTTTTATTATGTCTTTACTTTTAATGTTTTTGAGCTCAACACTTTATCATGCTATGAATCACAATAGTAAACATAAAGCAGTTTTTAGAATTTTAGATCATATCTTTATTTATGTTGCTATTGCAGGTAGTTATACACCTGTTGCCTTAGTTATAATTGGTGGTTGGAAAGGTATTTTAATTGTTGTTATACAATGGGTGATTGTATTATTTGGAATATTATATAAATCACTAGCAACAAGAGCTATGCCAAAATTAAGTTTAACTTTATATTTAGTTATGGGTTGGACAGCAATATTCTTCTTTCCTACACTTGTCAGAAGAGCTAATACTGTTTTTCTTGTAATGGTTATATTAGGTGGTGTTATGTACTCAATAGGTGCTTATTTCTTTGCTCATGACTATAAGAAATACTATCATATGATATGGCACATATTTATTAATATTGCTGCTACTTTACATCTGATTGGAATTGGTTTTTTCCTATATAGAAAGTAA
- a CDS encoding acyl-CoA thioesterase — protein sequence MFIFNYTIKQEDLNYGNHVGNERALLFFQWAREEFLRQNKLSETNIGDGSGFIQVEATVQYKKQLFLDQKIEVRITKIEIKGLKIIFEHEIYSGQDLAITGTATVLAYNYEEQKVKKVPANFKEIVEKYLV from the coding sequence ATGTTTATATTTAATTACACTATAAAACAAGAAGATTTAAATTATGGAAACCATGTTGGAAATGAAAGAGCTTTACTGTTTTTTCAATGGGCAAGGGAAGAATTTTTAAGGCAGAATAAATTGAGTGAAACCAATATAGGAGATGGAAGTGGTTTTATTCAAGTTGAAGCTACTGTTCAATACAAAAAACAATTATTTTTAGACCAAAAAATAGAAGTTAGAATAACAAAAATAGAAATAAAAGGCTTGAAAATAATTTTTGAACATGAAATATATAGTGGGCAAGATTTAGCTATAACAGGTACTGCAACAGTTCTAGCATATAACTATGAAGAACAAAAAGTTAAAAAAGTTCCTGCTAATTTTAAAGAAATAGTTGAAAAATATTTAGTATAA
- a CDS encoding sugar ABC transporter ATP-binding protein, giving the protein MSDTILKIENLSKSFGDNTVLKDINLELKAGEILGLVGENGAGKSTLMKIIFGMDVIRETGGYNGKISFDGKEVNFSSPFDALNAGIGMVHQEFSLIPGFKVSENIVLNRESTKNNLMTHLFGEAISKIDQKDNTKRAQEAISKLGVNLTGQEQINEMAVAYKQFTEIAREIEREHTKLLVLDEPTAVLTEDEAKILLETMKKLSSKGITIIFITHRLNEIMSVSDKVTVLRDGQLINTVPTKSTNVNEITEWMIGRKVSTSSEEKNIDNSNSENFMEIKDLWVDMPGEMLKGLDLDIKKGEILGLGGMAGQGKIAVANGIMGLFKSKGNVKYKGEDLVLNKPTYPLEKGIFFVSEDRKGVGLLLDESIERNIAFPAMEIKGLFLKKYLGLINIIDDKAVTDNAKKYIEKLEIKSMGEKQKVAELSGGNQQKVCMAKAFTMEPDLLFVSEPTRGIDVGAKQLVLETLKEYNRERNTTIVVTSSEIEELRSICDRIAIINEGKVAGILPATASILDFGKLMSGIKEGE; this is encoded by the coding sequence ATGTCGGATACGATATTAAAAATTGAAAATCTCTCTAAATCATTTGGTGATAACACTGTATTAAAAGATATTAATTTAGAATTAAAGGCTGGAGAGATTCTTGGACTTGTTGGAGAAAATGGTGCAGGTAAATCTACTTTAATGAAAATTATATTTGGTATGGATGTAATAAGAGAAACGGGTGGATATAATGGAAAGATTTCTTTTGATGGAAAAGAAGTAAATTTTTCATCCCCATTTGATGCTCTAAATGCAGGTATAGGAATGGTTCACCAAGAGTTTTCATTAATTCCAGGTTTTAAAGTTAGTGAAAATATAGTTTTAAATAGAGAGTCAACAAAAAATAATTTAATGACACATCTTTTTGGAGAAGCCATAAGTAAAATAGACCAAAAAGATAATACAAAAAGAGCTCAGGAGGCTATTTCAAAATTAGGAGTAAATTTGACAGGGCAAGAGCAAATAAATGAAATGGCGGTTGCCTATAAACAATTTACAGAAATTGCACGTGAAATTGAAAGAGAACATACAAAGCTTTTAGTTTTAGATGAACCAACAGCAGTTTTGACAGAAGATGAAGCAAAAATTTTATTGGAGACAATGAAAAAACTTTCTTCTAAAGGTATAACTATAATATTTATAACACATAGGCTTAACGAAATAATGTCAGTTTCTGATAAAGTAACAGTCTTAAGAGACGGACAACTTATAAATACAGTTCCTACAAAATCTACTAATGTAAATGAGATTACAGAATGGATGATAGGAAGAAAAGTAAGTACATCATCTGAAGAAAAGAATATAGATAATTCTAATTCAGAAAACTTTATGGAAATAAAAGATTTATGGGTTGATATGCCGGGAGAAATGCTGAAAGGACTAGACTTAGATATTAAAAAAGGAGAAATACTTGGTCTAGGTGGTATGGCAGGGCAAGGAAAAATTGCTGTAGCAAATGGAATTATGGGACTTTTTAAATCAAAAGGAAATGTAAAATACAAGGGTGAAGATTTAGTCTTAAATAAACCAACATATCCACTAGAAAAAGGAATATTTTTTGTATCAGAAGATAGAAAGGGTGTAGGTTTATTACTTGATGAAAGTATAGAAAGAAATATTGCTTTTCCTGCTATGGAAATAAAAGGTTTATTCTTAAAGAAATATTTAGGGCTTATAAATATAATAGATGATAAGGCTGTTACAGATAATGCTAAAAAATATATAGAAAAATTAGAGATAAAAAGTATGGGTGAAAAACAAAAGGTTGCAGAATTAAGTGGAGGTAACCAACAAAAAGTTTGTATGGCAAAGGCTTTCACTATGGAACCAGATTTATTATTTGTTTCTGAACCAACAAGAGGTATTGATGTTGGAGCTAAACAATTAGTTTTGGAAACTTTAAAAGAATATAATAGAGAAAGAAATACAACAATAGTTGTAACTTCATCTGAAATTGAAGAATTAAGAAGTATCTGTGATAGAATTGCAATAATAAATGAAGGTAAGGTTGCAGGAATTTTACCAGCAACAGCAAGTATACTTGATTTTGGAAAATTGATGTCAGGAATAAAGGAGGGAGAATAG
- a CDS encoding glycerophosphodiester phosphodiesterase produces MKIFAHRGASGYAPENTLAAIKKAIEMKADGIEIDIQLTKDGKIVVIHDWKVDRTTTGRGFVYELDFDYIRSLDAGQWYTKDFIGEIIPTLEEVLDILPNDMMLNIEIKDTARKHSNIEEKMLEVLKKYPEKFDNIIVSSFHHDKIKRLQELEPKLKLALLTDSEFLEIEKYLSTNGLNSYSYHPEINLISKEDVEILHKKGIKVFVWTVNKEEDLAYLVKLGVDGVITNYPDIMKELLM; encoded by the coding sequence ATGAAAATTTTTGCACACAGAGGAGCATCTGGCTATGCACCAGAAAATACTTTGGCAGCTATTAAAAAAGCTATTGAAATGAAAGCAGATGGAATAGAAATAGATATTCAACTTACAAAAGATGGAAAAATAGTTGTTATACATGATTGGAAAGTAGATAGAACTACAACTGGTAGAGGTTTTGTATATGAATTAGATTTTGATTATATAAGGTCTTTAGATGCAGGACAATGGTATACAAAAGATTTTATAGGGGAGATTATTCCTACATTAGAAGAGGTTTTAGATATACTTCCAAATGATATGATGTTAAATATAGAAATTAAAGATACAGCAAGAAAACATAGTAATATAGAAGAAAAAATGTTAGAAGTTTTAAAGAAATATCCAGAAAAATTTGATAATATAATTGTTTCTTCTTTTCATCATGATAAAATCAAAAGATTGCAAGAATTGGAACCAAAATTAAAATTAGCATTATTAACTGATAGTGAATTTTTAGAAATAGAAAAATATTTATCAACTAATGGATTAAATTCTTATAGTTATCACCCAGAAATAAATCTTATTTCTAAAGAAGATGTTGAAATATTACATAAAAAGGGTATAAAAGTCTTTGTTTGGACAGTAAATAAAGAAGAAGACTTAGCTTATTTAGTAAAGTTAGGAGTTGATGGAGTTATAACTAACTATCCTGATATTATGAAAGAGTTATTAATGTAA
- a CDS encoding ABC transporter permease: protein MDNNKIKNFLLNNSVPILILIMVAIMFPLSGLSGDYLIREMIQRISRNLFLIMSLLIPIVAGMGLNFGIVLGAMGGQLALILITNWHIMGLQGIFLAMILSIPFSILLGYIGGVILNRAKGKEMITSMILGYFINGAYQLVVLYSMGKIFPVKDKTLLLSSGRGIKNTVDLTEVAKSIDNAIPLKILGYEIPVLTILLIIALCFFVIWFRKTKLGQDMRAVGQDMEVSKSAGIEVNKVRIYAIVISTVLAGIGQVIYLQNLGTINTYNSHEQIGMFSVAALLIGGASVARATIPNAISGVILFHTMFVVAPRAGKELMGSAQIGEYFRVFISYGIIALVLIIYEWRRKKEKEREREKAIGF, encoded by the coding sequence GTGGATAATAATAAAATAAAGAATTTTTTATTAAATAATAGTGTTCCAATACTTATACTTATTATGGTAGCTATAATGTTTCCTCTTTCTGGTTTAAGTGGAGATTATTTAATTCGTGAAATGATACAAAGAATATCAAGAAATTTATTCTTAATAATGTCATTATTAATACCAATAGTAGCAGGAATGGGATTAAATTTTGGTATAGTTTTAGGAGCTATGGGAGGACAATTAGCCTTAATTCTTATAACTAACTGGCATATTATGGGCTTACAAGGAATATTCCTTGCAATGATACTTTCAATTCCATTCTCTATTTTACTTGGATATATAGGTGGAGTAATATTAAATAGAGCAAAAGGAAAAGAAATGATAACTTCAATGATTTTAGGATATTTCATAAATGGAGCTTATCAACTTGTAGTTCTATATTCAATGGGAAAAATTTTTCCTGTAAAAGATAAAACACTTTTATTATCTTCTGGTAGAGGAATAAAGAATACTGTGGATTTAACAGAGGTTGCAAAGTCAATAGATAATGCAATACCTTTAAAAATATTAGGTTATGAAATACCAGTTTTGACAATACTTTTAATAATTGCACTTTGTTTCTTTGTTATCTGGTTTAGAAAAACTAAATTAGGGCAAGATATGAGAGCAGTTGGGCAAGATATGGAAGTATCAAAATCTGCAGGTATAGAAGTAAATAAAGTTAGAATTTATGCAATAGTTATTTCAACTGTATTAGCTGGAATTGGACAAGTAATTTATCTTCAAAATTTAGGAACAATAAATACATATAATTCACATGAACAAATAGGAATGTTCTCAGTTGCTGCTCTATTAATAGGAGGAGCTTCAGTTGCAAGAGCTACTATACCTAATGCAATAAGTGGAGTTATTTTATTCCATACAATGTTTGTTGTTGCTCCAAGAGCAGGAAAAGAATTGATGGGTTCTGCACAAATAGGAGAATATTTTAGAGTATTTATTTCTTATGGAATTATAGCTCTTGTTCTTATTATTTATGAATGGAGAAGAAAGAAAGAAAAAGAAAGAGAAAGAGAAAAAGCAATAGGATTTTAA